The nucleotide window CCTCCCCCCAACTGCTCGCCCAAGGCGCCGGAAACACTTGAGGCGGGTGCTCCCGCCAGGGACTCCCGGGCGGGGGCGGACGCTCGCGCTGGCCGAGCTCCTCCAGCAGCGAGGCGAGGTGCCGGTACGCTTTTACAGACGCGCGACTCACGTACCGGCCCTCTTGGCTTCGCCCCCCGCCAGCGGCGCGAGGACAGGACACGACGCTGGTCCCCGTGGGTCATGCACACTGCGGTGCCCCACGGCGAGCTGCGACCAGGCGGAAGCCCACGTTGTTGTTGCGGTCGTCGGCGTGGTTAGCGTTACGGTAGGCGGAACGCAGGTTCCTGCCGTTGTTGTTCCACGAGCCACCGCGGATGACGCGGTTGCCGCCAGCGTGACGCGTCGTGCCCGCAGCCAAGTGTAGCGACTAGGAGTCGACAACGGGTAATCCTCGCGCGAGCAGGTCGCGGCGCCAGCCCGTGCTCTCTCCGGGCAACAGCATGGCCAGCAGAGCGTCGGTAATCTGCTGGAGTTGAAGGGCGTCGATATCGCCCGCGAGGTACTTCGCCTGCCAGGCGTGCAGGCCCGTCTTGCAGCGCTGTAAGCGCCGGCGCGATGGGCGCAGTTTGCCGGGGCTCACGCGGTAGCCGCAGAAGCCGATGCCGTGGCGCGAGCGTTGGATCACCGGCGCCTTGAGGGTCAGGGCCCAGTGCTCGTGCAAGTAGTCTTGATAGGCGGTGAAGAGTTCACGGGCCTCGCGCGTCGACTCGCACCAAACCACCGTGTCGTCCATGTAGCGGCAGTGGGCGCGCACGTGGGGGTGGGCGAGGAGCCACTGGTCGGCAGGGTTGAGGTAGACGTTGGCGAACTGCTGCGAGGTGAGCGCGCCGATCGGCAGGCCCCGGCCCCGGACGGCGCTGAAGCTTGCCAACACGGCGTCGAGAAGATCGAAAAGCAGGCCGCCTTTGAGGCGCCGTTGGAGCAACGCGCGCAGGCGGGCGTGGTCGATGCGCTCGAAGTACGCGCATACGTCCATTTTCAGATACACCGGGTATCGGCAGCACTGGCGCTGTACGTGACGAACGGCGGCGTGAACGCCCTTTCCGGGACGGCACGCGAAGCTGGTGGCGGCTAGCCACGTGTCCAGCGGCTGCACCAAGGGCTGGACGATCGCGTGATGGGCGACGCGATCCTCGAAAGGCGCCGCAGTGATCTCCCGACGCTTCGGATCGTGGATGACGAAACGGCGAAAGGTGCCTCGCGGCAGCCGACCGCCGCGCAGCGCCGCGCTCACCCTGGCCAGCGCGTCGTCGGCATGGGCGAAGAATGCCACCACCTCCGCTCGATTCCGCTTGCCCCGCGCCGCGCGCCGGCTCGCCGATGCTACGGCTTGCCAGCTCGACACCTGCTCGTCGTGGATGAGGAAGCGCTTCATTGGTCCGGCGCCTCCTCTTCTTGCAGGCGCGTGATCAGGGCGACGAACGCCTCACCGTAGCGCTCGACGCGCGCAGCCCCGACGCCCGCGATGTCGCGGAGCTGGGTGACGCTGCGCACTCGGCCCGTGACCATCTCCGCCAGTTGTTTGTTAGTGAACACCTGGTAGACGGGGATGCCCGCCTCGGCAGCGAGCTGTTTGCGCAGCTCGCGCGCTTCGTAGTACACGCTGAAGTCCTCGGGCGACAGCACGCGGCGGTAATCGACCTCTTCGCGCGAGCGTCGCGTGTCTGAGGCGGAGGGCGAAGCACCTTCGTAGGTGATGCAAA belongs to Pseudomonadota bacterium and includes:
- a CDS encoding HRDC domain-containing protein, giving the protein MKFKFFFIPTHHTTSAEDQLNAFVSQHAITDVRREYSPRSDPPGWSICITYEGASPSASDTRRSREEVDYRRVLSPEDFSVYYEARELRKQLAAEAGIPVYQVFTNKQLAEMVTGRVRSVTQLRDIAGVGAARVERYGEAFVALITRLQEEEAPDQ
- a CDS encoding SUMF1/EgtB/PvdO family nonheme iron enzyme translates to MAAGTTRHAGGNRVIRGGSWNNNGRNLRSAYRNANHADDRNNNVGFRLVAARRGAPQCA
- a CDS encoding RNA-directed DNA polymerase, with protein sequence MKRFLIHDEQVSSWQAVASASRRAARGKRNRAEVVAFFAHADDALARVSAALRGGRLPRGTFRRFVIHDPKRREITAAPFEDRVAHHAIVQPLVQPLDTWLAATSFACRPGKGVHAAVRHVQRQCCRYPVYLKMDVCAYFERIDHARLRALLQRRLKGGLLFDLLDAVLASFSAVRGRGLPIGALTSQQFANVYLNPADQWLLAHPHVRAHCRYMDDTVVWCESTREARELFTAYQDYLHEHWALTLKAPVIQRSRHGIGFCGYRVSPGKLRPSRRRLQRCKTGLHAWQAKYLAGDIDALQLQQITDALLAMLLPGESTGWRRDLLARGLPVVDS